One window of the Longimicrobiales bacterium genome contains the following:
- a CDS encoding transglycosylase SLT domain-containing protein: MVSRHTLIYALFFAVAGTIAVLGPRETHSAAPIEDHNVPEEALAALRDGRFLRASLILREYLAVNNDTTPSAILLAARAEAGWGDWERVSDLLEGRNWLSGVAAGFGWNLLGRSQLQQGRWREGSESLARYLAISGDGETREQGLAHLRRAEALTQERKYAEAQAAYDEALRLLPEVADWINVFAASSAASGSDTAVVRRRLSGGDSVLVNEWSWRTMARARQNAGDLAGALTEAEKAAARVGSDSRRAAAWTLIGKLRQERGNTAGARTAFIRAMNIAQGSSSAIEAARALSETGGLSAEDQLLVGRVYLRHGNIARGVAGLTAYMEAGLGTPAQRAQLRYDLANAQFGAGEYLDAERALLAVASSTSDRRVASDAMYTAARAQYRDGRQSVARGTLARIVSEYANEPAAVRAAYLTADLDHDDENLTKAAVNYRKAIDLEPTGAQAAIARMRLGGIAYAAGRYDDALREFDAYRETHRTGRTRQQATYWSARALDRLGRKDEARARLLETLRLDPFSYYGGLAGEELGDDGWAARLEPSPPQNDRFTEQVERALSRVDLLREIGWDEAATFEMDRVRRHFAAFDGALYSLAEALNSRGFTTQGVNLGWDIYRREGAWNLRLLRIIYPFPFQHIVIAEARERDVDPFLAAALIRQESMFNPRARSAVGALGLMQVMPATGKTLARRLGVTRFRDDLLTQPELNVHFGMAYLADQLSTYGDRLDAVLAAYNAGPTRVTRWRRFPEYEDRLLFAERIPYDETRDYVRIVQNNRRIYTALYGDVLVEAISESTR, translated from the coding sequence ATGGTTTCCCGTCACACTCTGATCTACGCGCTGTTCTTCGCCGTCGCGGGCACCATAGCCGTCCTGGGCCCGCGCGAGACGCACTCGGCTGCGCCCATCGAGGACCACAACGTCCCGGAGGAGGCGCTCGCCGCGCTGCGTGACGGGCGCTTCCTGCGGGCCAGTCTCATCCTGCGCGAGTATCTGGCAGTCAACAACGACACGACGCCATCGGCGATCCTGCTCGCGGCGCGCGCCGAAGCCGGGTGGGGCGACTGGGAGCGCGTGAGCGATCTGCTGGAGGGCCGGAACTGGCTGAGCGGAGTAGCGGCAGGCTTCGGCTGGAACCTGCTGGGCCGCAGCCAGCTGCAGCAGGGGCGGTGGCGGGAGGGGAGCGAATCGCTGGCGCGGTACCTGGCGATCTCGGGGGATGGCGAGACGCGGGAGCAGGGACTGGCGCATCTGCGTCGGGCGGAGGCGCTGACGCAGGAAAGGAAGTACGCCGAGGCGCAGGCGGCATATGACGAGGCGCTGCGGCTGCTGCCGGAAGTGGCCGACTGGATCAATGTCTTCGCCGCATCATCGGCGGCGAGCGGCAGCGATACGGCCGTAGTACGTCGGCGTCTGAGCGGCGGCGATTCCGTCCTGGTGAATGAATGGTCATGGCGCACAATGGCACGCGCGCGACAGAACGCCGGGGACCTGGCGGGTGCACTGACGGAGGCCGAGAAGGCGGCTGCGCGCGTGGGGAGCGATTCACGGCGGGCAGCAGCGTGGACACTGATCGGCAAGCTGCGCCAGGAGCGCGGCAACACCGCGGGTGCGCGCACGGCATTCATCCGCGCCATGAACATTGCGCAGGGATCGTCGTCCGCGATCGAGGCCGCCCGGGCGCTGTCGGAAACGGGCGGCCTGTCGGCGGAGGATCAGCTCCTTGTCGGTCGCGTTTATCTGCGACACGGCAACATAGCTCGCGGGGTGGCGGGCCTGACGGCCTACATGGAAGCCGGACTCGGGACGCCGGCGCAGCGCGCGCAGCTGCGCTACGATCTCGCGAACGCTCAATTCGGCGCGGGCGAGTACCTTGACGCGGAACGGGCGCTGCTGGCCGTCGCGTCATCGACATCGGACCGCCGCGTGGCGAGCGATGCAATGTATACCGCTGCACGCGCCCAGTATCGCGACGGCCGACAGAGCGTCGCACGCGGCACGCTCGCACGCATCGTCAGCGAGTACGCCAATGAGCCGGCAGCGGTGCGGGCCGCCTATCTGACGGCGGATCTCGACCACGATGATGAGAATCTGACAAAGGCCGCCGTCAATTACCGCAAGGCGATCGATCTGGAACCGACGGGCGCGCAGGCTGCCATTGCGCGCATGCGGCTCGGAGGAATCGCCTACGCCGCGGGACGCTACGACGATGCGCTGCGGGAGTTCGATGCGTATCGCGAGACGCACCGCACCGGTCGCACCCGGCAGCAGGCGACGTACTGGAGCGCCCGCGCACTGGATCGCCTCGGGCGCAAGGATGAGGCACGCGCCCGGCTGCTGGAGACGCTCCGTCTCGATCCGTTCTCCTACTACGGCGGACTCGCCGGCGAAGAGCTCGGTGACGACGGCTGGGCCGCGCGACTCGAGCCCTCACCGCCGCAGAACGATCGCTTCACCGAACAGGTCGAGCGTGCGCTCTCACGCGTGGATCTCCTGCGCGAGATCGGCTGGGATGAAGCCGCCACGTTCGAGATGGATCGCGTACGCCGCCACTTCGCTGCGTTCGATGGCGCGCTCTACTCACTCGCCGAGGCACTCAATTCCCGCGGGTTCACCACACAGGGTGTCAACCTCGGATGGGACATCTACCGCCGTGAAGGCGCGTGGAACCTGCGCCTCCTGCGCATCATCTATCCGTTCCCGTTCCAGCACATCGTGATTGCCGAGGCCCGCGAGCGCGACGTCGATCCCTTCCTCGCTGCCGCGCTCATCCGGCAGGAATCCATGTTCAACCCCCGCGCCCGCAGCGCCGTCGGTGCGCTCGGTCTCATGCAGGTGATGCCTGCCACCGGGAAAACGCTGGCCCGGCGCCTCGGCGTCACCCGCTTCAGGGATGATCTGCTCACCCAGCCGGAGCTCAACGTGCACTTCGGCATGGCCTATCTCGCGGATCAGCTGAGCACCTACGGCGACCGTCTCGATGCCGTGCTCGCTGCCTACAACGCCGGCCCGACGCGTGTGACGCGCTGGCGCCGGTTCCCCGAGTACGAGGACCGTCTGCTGTTCGCCGAGCGGATCCCGTACGATGAGACGCGCGACTACGTGCGCATCGTACAGAACAACCG